From one Bifidobacterium sp. WK012_4_13 genomic stretch:
- a CDS encoding bifunctional lysylphosphatidylglycerol flippase/synthetase MprF, with the protein MAESERHMPDSVSEHDEGADAAQHREQAESSGAASSAANAQRSTDPGKARYEDQRSQSGNGWTGLVQDARSWLLKRQLAVWVSGSVAVINIVFLLWRVLFRIPQDSLYFSTTYDQLLMTGGHIANGAVSPQPPSVTLQMIGLIATLFISTSTYRLIMDVIIIFTILAIAEPRLGRRRTLLACLISGMSGAVIGLFLCLFINWLGGMWQNASHARMTMSPLVMIFGALMAASAFSSFIWRRRIRLIGYMAVLIALLYTGDPGDYCLLVAALVGQFIGYVWHGPQDSREHWASSSAHERRSLLSSISVVLSLGPIVATVSHAHRGALSALGLLTGPGTINDARLMACLRTASKSSCYQEFNLYHISTSGSIIRAILPTIVLLIISWGMYRGRRVAAWSAIIVNSGIVLFSFLYYLLSSVQNDMVAFQAYRHGLLPSMLMTVLPPLAFAIVIRHNIRLFNVPTERGALWRGLSAIIATALALSAFYLGFGLLNPTSFLPHAHWSSLLSQLPQTFIPMGFLNTSQAVLRTTTFAAELVRQCIGIIFWLVLIVVVSRWMRTSVAENAGERKLAGSLVELGGESMSFMTTWEGNRYWFSPTGRSSVAYRVSHGIALTTTGPFGDPGEYLDDLQGFTHFCYEHSLSPVFYSVHDATRQALLDQGWSSIQVGSEMVVDPRLWQTKGKKWQAIRTAINKANREGIRDVYADFSGSPREIQSQIVDISEQWANLKSLPEMKFTLGGIDELRDPRVMMLYAIDADNVVQGVTSWLPTWRNGQIVGWTLDFMRHRIDSPNGIMEFLIARMAQRLKEGGTAEFMSLSAAPLAGSPVDDGEDSAALHHALQIVADIMEPSYGFNSLFQFKKRFQPHEEPVYICYPDVSRLLPMGLAVLEAYLPDLKPSQIRNMLNH; encoded by the coding sequence ATGGCAGAATCTGAAAGGCATATGCCTGATTCCGTATCTGAGCATGATGAAGGCGCCGATGCGGCGCAGCATCGCGAGCAGGCGGAGAGTTCAGGGGCCGCATCAAGCGCTGCGAACGCCCAGAGGAGCACGGACCCAGGGAAAGCCCGATACGAGGATCAGCGGTCACAGTCCGGCAACGGATGGACAGGATTGGTTCAGGATGCACGCAGCTGGCTGCTCAAGCGTCAGCTCGCGGTGTGGGTATCCGGAAGCGTCGCCGTGATCAACATCGTCTTTCTGCTCTGGCGCGTGCTTTTCCGAATTCCGCAAGACAGTCTGTATTTTTCCACGACATACGATCAGCTCCTCATGACGGGCGGGCACATCGCCAATGGTGCCGTCTCCCCACAGCCGCCGAGCGTCACGCTGCAGATGATCGGACTCATCGCAACGCTGTTCATTTCCACAAGCACATATCGCCTAATAATGGATGTCATCATCATCTTCACCATTCTTGCGATTGCGGAACCAAGGCTTGGTCGCAGACGGACGCTCCTGGCATGCCTGATTTCGGGAATGTCAGGCGCAGTCATCGGGCTGTTCCTCTGCCTGTTCATCAACTGGCTTGGTGGCATGTGGCAGAACGCATCCCACGCACGGATGACGATGAGCCCCTTGGTGATGATATTCGGGGCCTTGATGGCGGCAAGCGCCTTCAGCAGCTTCATCTGGAGAAGAAGAATACGGCTGATTGGCTACATGGCAGTTCTCATCGCTCTGCTATATACCGGTGACCCTGGGGATTACTGCCTTCTCGTGGCTGCATTGGTCGGGCAATTCATCGGCTACGTATGGCATGGCCCGCAAGACAGCAGAGAGCACTGGGCTTCGAGCAGCGCCCATGAACGCCGGAGTCTACTTTCTTCGATATCCGTCGTATTGTCCCTCGGACCGATCGTGGCAACCGTATCCCATGCCCACAGGGGCGCCTTGAGCGCCCTTGGTCTGCTCACCGGCCCCGGAACCATCAACGACGCCCGACTCATGGCCTGTCTGAGAACGGCGTCGAAAAGCAGCTGCTACCAGGAATTCAATCTCTATCACATTTCGACTTCGGGAAGCATCATACGCGCCATACTCCCGACGATCGTGCTGCTCATCATCAGCTGGGGCATGTATAGGGGACGGCGCGTGGCGGCATGGTCTGCGATCATCGTCAATTCCGGAATCGTGCTCTTCTCGTTCCTCTATTATCTTCTGTCCAGCGTCCAGAACGACATGGTGGCATTCCAGGCATACCGGCATGGACTGCTTCCCTCGATGCTCATGACAGTGCTCCCGCCGCTTGCCTTCGCCATCGTCATTCGGCATAACATTCGGCTGTTCAACGTTCCGACCGAACGCGGCGCGCTGTGGAGAGGACTGTCTGCGATCATAGCCACCGCTCTTGCACTGAGCGCATTCTATCTGGGCTTCGGTCTGCTCAACCCGACCTCATTCCTTCCTCACGCCCACTGGTCCTCACTGCTTTCACAACTGCCACAGACATTCATCCCGATGGGATTCCTCAACACCTCGCAGGCAGTGCTGCGGACGACCACCTTCGCGGCTGAACTCGTCCGGCAATGCATTGGAATAATCTTCTGGCTGGTGCTGATAGTCGTGGTCTCCAGATGGATGCGAACCTCGGTTGCGGAGAATGCAGGCGAGCGAAAGCTCGCAGGCTCTCTTGTGGAACTTGGCGGAGAGTCCATGTCATTCATGACCACATGGGAGGGCAACAGGTACTGGTTCTCCCCCACGGGCCGCTCTTCCGTCGCATACCGCGTCTCCCACGGAATAGCACTCACGACGACGGGGCCATTCGGAGATCCCGGTGAGTACCTCGACGATCTTCAGGGATTCACCCACTTCTGCTATGAGCACTCGCTCTCACCCGTGTTCTACAGTGTGCACGATGCCACGCGGCAGGCTCTTCTGGACCAGGGATGGTCTTCGATTCAGGTCGGCAGCGAGATGGTGGTCGATCCTCGTCTGTGGCAGACCAAGGGAAAGAAGTGGCAGGCGATACGAACCGCCATCAACAAGGCCAACCGCGAAGGAATCCGTGATGTCTATGCTGACTTCAGCGGCAGTCCGCGCGAAATTCAGTCGCAGATCGTCGACATCTCCGAGCAGTGGGCGAACCTGAAATCGCTGCCTGAGATGAAATTCACGCTTGGCGGCATCGATGAGCTTCGTGACCCTCGCGTGATGATGCTGTATGCGATCGATGCCGATAACGTGGTGCAGGGTGTGACAAGCTGGCTGCCCACATGGAGGAACGGCCAGATCGTCGGTTGGACGCTTGACTTCATGCGTCATCGCATCGACAGTCCGAATGGAATAATGGAATTCCTCATCGCACGCATGGCCCAACGCCTGAAAGAGGGTGGCACTGCGGAATTCATGAGTCTTTCCGCGGCTCCGCTGGCGGGATCTCCGGTCGATGACGGGGAAGATTCAGCCGCCTTGCATCATGCCTTGCAGATCGTTGCCGACATCATGGAACCGTCATATGGCTTTAACTCACTGTTCCAGTTCAAGAAGCGATTCCAACCTCATGAAGAGCCTGTCTACATCTGCTATCCGGATGTCTCGAGGCTGCTGCCGATGGGGCTGGCGGTTCTGGAGGCATATCTGCCAGATCTGAAGCCAAGCCAGATTCGAAACATGCTGAATCACTGA
- a CDS encoding Fur family transcriptional regulator codes for MTEHVIRQTKQKDAVRKALRASGDFVTAQELHRQLEDDGSTIGLATVYRQLNLLAEVGQADTIQLNGSQMFRMCEDTSHHHHLVCTHCGKTVEIEPPDETWLRKTAAAHGFTVSSHTLELFGLCEDCQQGQ; via the coding sequence ATGACCGAGCATGTAATACGGCAGACGAAGCAGAAGGATGCAGTTCGAAAAGCTCTCCGCGCCTCAGGCGACTTCGTGACCGCCCAGGAATTGCATCGTCAGCTTGAGGATGATGGTTCGACGATCGGTCTGGCAACGGTCTATCGGCAATTGAACCTGCTGGCAGAGGTCGGGCAGGCGGACACGATTCAGCTCAATGGCTCTCAGATGTTCAGAATGTGCGAGGATACGAGCCATCATCATCATCTGGTATGCACGCACTGTGGCAAGACGGTTGAAATCGAGCCGCCCGATGAGACGTGGCTGAGAAAGACCGCTGCCGCGCACGGTTTCACGGTGAGCTCCCATACTTTGGAACTGTTCGGACTCTGCGAAGACTGTCAACAGGGTCAATAG
- a CDS encoding LTA synthase family protein encodes MPKFFEWGHAHRDAQVKKDQDAPAQETSKETVNEKAKETDARRVRISLGASRFSNWTYAILFLIVDIVGVAILQWAVTISSSRVALSSPLIGLWGFISTMWTDRRFVFILNLIVLGLVYGIILFITNRFWVASPIFIIGCTVVGIIEHMKVISRYETVLPSDMDFLHSDAGTVATFLPAGSQWTILWAVVALLVLVGLCIFINHMDLRRGRVLTVKSRALNATGRIAGILVSGLILTLFSIAVGTVGTWANTTAKFMGDIPSMWDSVYDAQRNGTLIAFLRQLNPKVMDEPSGYSEATMKRIAKRYEAEANSINASRKNYENDSSVIYILSESFSDPTRVPGLSINQDPMPKIRAIKQKTTSGLMLSSGYGGGTANLEFQALTGLSMANFDSSLTSPYQQLIPSLSWTPSVNQSWSSKNAVAFHPYESSMYSRSTVYKKFGFSNFYTLEKPDVIKYQNKLDNSPYVSDESAYKSALEEMQSTKSNQFVQIVTMQNHMPYNNWYANNQFQVSASSGSAALGSDEATAIDTYAKGMSYTDSSTQALLDSLNKLSKPVTVVFYGDHLPGIYTTAGADSSNAIALHETDYFIWSNKASATYNNKISNSSYTSPNFFSAQSAEYMDAKVSPYTAFLTEMHAKVSAMEPPVVNQIQGWDRIPAGQTIYLDSSGNPMDARKFDKKTKQLVQDYKLIQYDITAGKHYLKGTGFMKTPTAKSDAAKAAAQKLAAEKAAAKKKADVATAPSSSPSQSQSTSNTTSGK; translated from the coding sequence ATGCCTAAGTTTTTTGAATGGGGACATGCTCATAGAGACGCACAAGTGAAAAAGGATCAGGACGCGCCGGCACAGGAGACGTCAAAGGAGACCGTGAATGAGAAGGCGAAGGAGACCGATGCCCGAAGAGTGAGGATTTCCCTCGGCGCATCGCGATTCTCGAACTGGACATATGCGATTCTGTTTCTGATCGTAGATATCGTCGGCGTTGCGATTCTCCAGTGGGCTGTCACGATTTCAAGCTCAAGGGTTGCGCTTTCCAGCCCACTCATAGGGCTGTGGGGCTTCATATCGACGATGTGGACCGATCGCAGATTCGTCTTCATCCTGAATCTGATCGTTCTTGGCCTTGTCTATGGCATCATTCTGTTCATAACCAACAGGTTCTGGGTGGCGTCGCCGATCTTCATCATCGGGTGCACGGTTGTGGGCATTATCGAGCATATGAAGGTGATCTCCCGATACGAGACCGTGCTTCCCTCGGATATGGACTTTCTTCATTCCGATGCAGGAACGGTCGCGACCTTCCTTCCTGCCGGATCTCAATGGACCATCCTATGGGCGGTCGTTGCCCTGCTGGTCCTTGTCGGACTGTGCATCTTCATCAACCATATGGATTTGCGACGTGGACGCGTCCTCACTGTGAAGAGCAGAGCCCTGAATGCGACCGGACGGATCGCCGGCATCCTTGTGTCCGGACTGATCCTCACGCTTTTCTCGATTGCGGTCGGCACTGTCGGAACATGGGCAAATACGACGGCGAAGTTCATGGGAGACATCCCCTCGATGTGGGATTCCGTCTATGACGCTCAGCGCAACGGTACGCTGATAGCCTTCCTGCGTCAGCTGAATCCCAAGGTGATGGACGAGCCAAGCGGATATAGCGAAGCCACGATGAAGCGCATCGCCAAGCGATACGAGGCAGAGGCGAACTCCATCAATGCGAGCAGGAAGAACTATGAGAACGACAGTTCGGTCATCTATATACTGTCTGAGTCATTCTCCGACCCCACCCGCGTTCCCGGATTGAGCATCAATCAGGATCCGATGCCAAAGATCAGAGCCATCAAGCAGAAGACGACCAGTGGCCTGATGCTCTCAAGCGGCTATGGCGGAGGCACCGCAAACCTTGAATTCCAGGCACTGACTGGCCTGAGCATGGCAAACTTCGATTCCTCACTCACAAGCCCATATCAGCAGCTGATTCCCTCACTGTCCTGGACTCCCTCGGTGAACCAGAGTTGGAGCTCCAAGAATGCAGTCGCCTTCCACCCGTATGAGTCCTCCATGTATTCTCGTTCCACCGTGTACAAGAAGTTCGGCTTTTCGAACTTCTACACCCTTGAGAAGCCCGATGTCATCAAGTACCAGAACAAGCTGGACAACAGCCCATATGTGAGTGACGAGTCGGCGTACAAGAGCGCTTTGGAGGAGATGCAGTCGACGAAGAGCAATCAGTTCGTGCAGATCGTGACCATGCAGAATCACATGCCATACAACAACTGGTATGCCAACAATCAGTTCCAGGTTTCGGCATCCTCGGGCTCGGCCGCCCTGGGCAGCGACGAGGCCACGGCCATCGACACCTATGCGAAGGGAATGAGCTACACCGATTCCTCGACGCAGGCGCTGCTGGATTCGCTCAACAAACTGAGCAAGCCAGTCACTGTGGTGTTCTATGGCGACCATCTTCCCGGCATATACACGACCGCGGGCGCGGATTCGAGCAACGCCATCGCCCTGCATGAGACGGATTACTTCATCTGGTCCAACAAGGCTTCCGCGACGTATAACAACAAGATCTCCAACAGCAGCTATACCTCCCCGAACTTCTTCAGCGCTCAATCGGCTGAATACATGGATGCCAAGGTTTCGCCATACACGGCTTTCCTGACTGAAATGCATGCGAAGGTCTCCGCGATGGAACCTCCCGTCGTGAATCAGATCCAGGGCTGGGACAGGATTCCTGCGGGACAGACCATCTATCTCGACAGTTCCGGCAACCCCATGGACGCCCGTAAATTCGATAAGAAGACCAAGCAGCTGGTACAGGACTACAAGCTGATTCAATATGACATCACAGCGGGCAAGCATTATCTGAAGGGCACCGGCTTCATGAAGACTCCGACAGCCAAATCCGATGCCGCTAAGGCTGCGGCTCAGAAATTGGCCGCAGAGAAGGCAGCCGCCAAGAAGAAGGCCGATGTTGCAACGGCTCCTTCGTCCTCGCCTTCGCAGTCCCAGTCCACGTCGAACACCACTTCCGGGAAGTGA
- a CDS encoding permease, which translates to MTDVIQAERQRPRRGLNFQQFLVTALVTAMLITAAPLLDATGIPVSSILSGSIGLMLQACPFLLIGILVSSAIETFISNDFIARHFPRSTMGGLIAAILAGLCIPVCDCATVPVFARLVHKGVPLASAVTFLCAAPIINPVVIWSTWFAFPDKPEMPILRFIFGIIVSIVIGLSFVIFPHREEVLRNAASLPEQGRGHVVHEGLRAPEASAEAHDDSRNGATLRIRCFMQHAYHDMFQIVPYMLTGILLASCIRVIGGSNVPSWLQDHGSAIAIAFMMALAFVSSLCSSSDAVIARGFGTLFPVPAVLGFLVFGPILDIKNVLMLRAMFTRRFVLRIALSTIAVCFGVMLALAGIMGL; encoded by the coding sequence ATGACCGATGTGATTCAGGCAGAAAGGCAAAGGCCACGGCGTGGGCTTAATTTTCAACAGTTTCTCGTAACTGCTCTCGTCACTGCCATGCTCATCACGGCGGCGCCACTGCTCGATGCGACCGGAATACCGGTCTCTTCCATACTCTCTGGCTCGATAGGCCTGATGCTGCAGGCGTGTCCGTTTCTGCTCATCGGAATTCTCGTCTCTTCGGCCATCGAAACGTTCATCAGCAACGACTTCATCGCAAGGCACTTTCCGCGTTCGACCATGGGAGGGCTGATTGCGGCGATCCTTGCGGGCCTGTGCATTCCCGTGTGCGACTGTGCGACGGTGCCGGTCTTCGCACGACTCGTCCATAAGGGCGTCCCCCTTGCCTCGGCTGTGACATTCCTGTGCGCGGCGCCGATCATCAACCCCGTGGTCATCTGGTCCACATGGTTCGCATTTCCCGACAAGCCCGAGATGCCCATACTCCGATTCATCTTCGGCATCATCGTGTCCATCGTCATAGGGCTGAGCTTCGTCATCTTCCCACACCGAGAAGAGGTGCTTCGCAACGCTGCGAGCCTTCCAGAACAGGGGCGCGGCCACGTAGTCCATGAGGGACTGCGCGCCCCCGAAGCTTCGGCCGAGGCGCATGACGATTCCAGGAACGGTGCGACGCTTCGCATCCGATGCTTCATGCAGCATGCATATCACGACATGTTCCAGATCGTCCCCTACATGCTGACGGGCATACTTCTGGCCTCATGCATCCGTGTGATCGGCGGTTCGAACGTGCCGTCCTGGCTTCAGGACCATGGTTCAGCCATCGCGATCGCATTCATGATGGCGCTGGCATTCGTGAGTTCCCTCTGCTCATCCTCCGACGCCGTCATCGCTCGCGGCTTCGGAACCTTGTTCCCCGTTCCTGCCGTGCTCGGATTCCTCGTGTTCGGCCCCATCCTTGACATCAAGAACGTATTGATGCTGCGTGCGATGTTCACCAGACGATTCGTGCTGCGCATTGCTCTCTCGACCATCGCAGTGTGCTTCGGCGTCATGCTTGCGCTCGCTGGAATCATGGGGCTGTGA
- the purK gene encoding 5-(carboxyamino)imidazole ribonucleotide synthase: protein MPSLSEETKGRITMLQPGATIGIVGGGQLGRMMALAAKYHGFRIGVLDPTPDCPTAQVGDFQITADYDDRHAIHELAERSDVLTYEFENVDADALDEVRGKTAVPQGTDLLRVTQDRVFEKQFINDHGTQTAPWRQVDDLGQLSAAIRDLGYPAVLKTRRGGYDGHGQLVLRSDDDLDIVRKREKDTGIFPPSILEGFVDFAFEASILISGNGKDFVTFPIVRNEHRHNILHLTIAPAIVDEEVAEEAEALAFRLAKGFELAGTLAIELFITRDNKVIVNELAPRPHNSGHYTIEACSMSQFDAHIRGIAGWPLPKPELLSPAVMANVLGQHVAPTRALIGAHPEWNLHDYGKAEVKQNRKMGHITVLAEDTDAAVEELEATGCWSDLED, encoded by the coding sequence ATGCCGAGCTTAAGTGAAGAGACCAAGGGACGAATCACGATGCTTCAGCCTGGTGCCACGATAGGCATCGTCGGCGGAGGTCAGCTTGGTCGCATGATGGCTCTGGCCGCGAAATATCACGGATTCCGAATCGGCGTTCTCGATCCGACACCGGACTGTCCGACGGCGCAGGTCGGTGACTTCCAGATCACCGCGGACTACGACGACAGACACGCCATACACGAGCTTGCCGAACGCAGCGATGTGCTGACCTATGAGTTTGAGAACGTCGATGCCGATGCCCTTGACGAGGTTCGTGGCAAGACCGCCGTTCCACAAGGCACAGATCTCTTGCGCGTCACCCAGGACAGAGTCTTCGAGAAGCAGTTCATCAACGATCATGGAACGCAGACGGCACCGTGGCGCCAGGTAGACGATCTCGGTCAGTTGTCTGCTGCCATCAGGGATCTCGGATACCCCGCAGTGTTGAAGACGCGGCGTGGCGGATACGATGGGCATGGGCAGCTGGTGCTGCGCAGCGATGACGACCTTGACATAGTACGAAAGCGCGAGAAGGATACCGGCATATTCCCTCCGTCGATCCTGGAAGGATTCGTCGACTTCGCATTCGAGGCTTCGATTCTGATCTCTGGCAATGGCAAGGATTTCGTCACCTTCCCGATCGTGCGCAACGAGCACCGTCACAACATCCTTCATCTGACCATCGCTCCGGCAATCGTCGACGAGGAGGTAGCCGAAGAGGCCGAGGCACTTGCATTCAGGCTTGCGAAGGGCTTCGAACTCGCAGGGACGCTCGCAATAGAGCTGTTCATCACGCGGGACAACAAGGTCATCGTCAACGAGCTCGCCCCACGTCCGCATAATTCCGGGCACTACACCATCGAGGCTTGCTCGATGAGCCAGTTCGACGCGCATATCCGAGGCATAGCCGGATGGCCGCTGCCCAAGCCGGAACTGCTCAGCCCAGCGGTCATGGCCAACGTCCTCGGTCAGCATGTCGCTCCCACCAGGGCACTGATAGGAGCGCACCCGGAATGGAATCTGCACGATTATGGCAAGGCAGAGGTGAAGCAGAATCGCAAGATGGGTCATATCACCGTGCTTGCTGAAGACACGGATGCCGCGGTCGAGGAACTGGAAGCCACAGGATGCTGGTCAGATCTTGAGGATTGA
- a CDS encoding TIGR03943 family putative permease subunit has translation MKRRKSNEINSLDVIQGALFMLLALAMVAFIASGRYVNYVTPRTVPYVLVAVFVLASFAIASFCGTFHTSVNALGKIMVVLIVPTLMLVIPVQTSSASSEGLNRAIAVSGSASTRLSGLDASKRTITISDDQFGAWYDRIDRNSNQYLGYTIVLNGFVSQDSSVGASQFTASRMLMTCCVLDMTSFGFVVDAGTSRIPKDDSWVTVTGTLAKGTIGTKSHSYQGLVLSGAKIASSTDTASGYFYYQ, from the coding sequence ATGAAACGACGGAAATCCAATGAAATCAACAGCCTTGACGTCATCCAAGGCGCGCTGTTCATGCTTCTTGCACTCGCGATGGTGGCATTCATCGCATCAGGCCGATACGTGAACTACGTGACGCCAAGAACCGTGCCATACGTGCTCGTCGCCGTCTTCGTGCTTGCATCCTTCGCAATCGCGTCATTCTGCGGAACGTTCCACACCAGTGTGAATGCGCTCGGGAAAATCATGGTGGTGCTGATCGTCCCCACGCTGATGCTCGTGATTCCCGTTCAGACGAGTTCGGCAAGCAGCGAGGGACTGAACCGTGCCATTGCAGTCTCAGGCTCTGCGTCCACACGCCTCTCGGGTCTCGATGCGTCGAAAAGGACCATCACGATAAGCGACGATCAGTTCGGTGCCTGGTATGATCGCATCGATCGAAATTCCAACCAGTATCTTGGATATACGATCGTCCTCAACGGGTTCGTCTCACAGGACTCCTCCGTGGGTGCCTCGCAATTCACCGCATCCCGCATGCTGATGACATGCTGCGTGCTGGACATGACTTCCTTCGGATTCGTGGTCGATGCAGGAACTTCCCGAATCCCGAAGGACGACAGCTGGGTCACGGTCACGGGGACGCTTGCGAAAGGCACCATTGGAACGAAGTCGCACAGCTATCAGGGTCTGGTGCTCAGCGGCGCGAAGATAGCCTCATCCACGGATACGGCAAGCGGATACTTCTACTATCAATGA
- a CDS encoding alpha/beta hydrolase, with the protein MLEEIAKIRLLSGWFPSTVLWVSIIGFAILVISQIIDFSNRKGRLGNARRLLLELVVTLASAAIGWTATWLVSDVYVLFGVSLGFDVIRNVAIGFGIVALSISCCVLSRNWRRTLACIMIPIAILNTAIRVNAAYGEYTIVGSVLGVPTYAELKPSTIHNADMSMAQWKTLAAEGKAPAHPQHGIERSYAIPATISHFDAREADIYLPPAALSSTPPRLPVMIMLGGQPGSPDRMFTASGISRVMNEYAQAHDGLAPIVVSPDQNGSALHNTLCVDSTVYGNAATFITKDVTDWIKSTLPVETSAKYWTIGGFSQGGTCTTQLGPRNPKIYGHMFPVDGEMKPTDGSEKSMIRRFFNGDRKAYEAQIPVNAIAQHSPSTQTMFSAAGDQDSESVENIKVIGAAAKKAGMKVQAIITKGSGHDWHTVKSALVPGIYWLCAQMGLGSDSRPVSEYSNLEEVKLG; encoded by the coding sequence ATGCTGGAGGAAATAGCGAAGATCAGGCTGCTCAGCGGCTGGTTTCCAAGCACCGTTCTATGGGTGAGCATCATTGGATTCGCGATTCTCGTCATAAGCCAGATAATTGACTTTTCCAACCGCAAGGGTCGGCTGGGGAATGCCAGGCGTCTGCTCTTGGAATTGGTCGTCACCCTTGCCAGCGCGGCTATAGGTTGGACAGCGACGTGGCTCGTTTCGGACGTATATGTGCTGTTCGGCGTGAGTCTTGGCTTTGATGTGATCCGCAATGTCGCCATTGGCTTTGGAATCGTTGCGCTGTCCATCTCCTGCTGCGTGCTCTCCCGGAACTGGAGACGAACGCTCGCCTGCATCATGATTCCAATCGCGATTCTCAACACTGCGATTCGCGTGAATGCGGCCTATGGCGAATACACCATCGTCGGCAGCGTGCTCGGAGTACCGACCTATGCTGAGCTGAAACCCTCCACGATTCACAACGCAGACATGAGCATGGCCCAATGGAAGACACTTGCCGCGGAGGGGAAGGCTCCTGCACATCCACAGCACGGCATCGAGAGATCGTATGCGATTCCCGCAACGATCTCCCACTTCGATGCACGCGAGGCCGATATCTATCTGCCTCCAGCGGCGCTTTCGAGCACTCCCCCGAGGCTTCCGGTAATGATCATGCTCGGTGGCCAGCCAGGAAGCCCCGACCGAATGTTCACGGCAAGCGGCATCTCGCGTGTCATGAACGAATATGCGCAGGCACATGACGGTCTTGCACCAATCGTCGTGTCTCCGGATCAGAACGGCTCGGCATTGCATAATACCTTATGCGTGGATTCAACAGTGTATGGCAATGCGGCCACATTCATCACCAAGGATGTGACCGATTGGATAAAGTCCACGCTTCCAGTCGAGACCTCGGCCAAGTACTGGACCATTGGTGGATTTTCACAGGGCGGAACCTGCACCACGCAGCTTGGCCCTCGAAATCCGAAGATATATGGGCACATGTTCCCCGTCGATGGCGAGATGAAACCGACCGACGGGAGTGAGAAGAGCATGATAAGACGCTTCTTCAACGGCGATCGAAAAGCCTACGAGGCACAGATCCCCGTGAATGCGATAGCGCAGCATTCGCCTTCGACGCAGACGATGTTCAGCGCTGCCGGAGATCAGGATTCAGAATCGGTCGAGAACATCAAGGTCATCGGAGCTGCGGCCAAAAAGGCAGGCATGAAGGTTCAGGCCATCATCACCAAGGGAAGCGGTCATGACTGGCATACCGTGAAAAGCGCGCTAGTCCCGGGAATCTATTGGTTGTGCGCGCAGATGGGTCTCGGATCCGACAGCAGACCGGTCAGCGAGTATTCGAATCTTGAGGAAGTCAAGCTTGGATGA
- the purE gene encoding 5-(carboxyamino)imidazole ribonucleotide mutase translates to MSLLNRNEHKSTPSTDQPVVAVVMGSSSDWETMKHACQILDDFHIPYMKKVISAHRTPELMADFAHHARENGLKVIIAGAGGAAHLPGMVAAQTTLPVIGVPVQSHALSGWDSLLSIVQMPGGIPVATTAIGNSGATNAGILAVSILSTSDSTLADALAAFREELKEKVEESNAELK, encoded by the coding sequence ATGTCGTTATTGAATCGGAATGAACATAAATCAACGCCCTCAACTGACCAGCCAGTGGTTGCTGTGGTGATGGGATCGTCGAGCGACTGGGAAACCATGAAGCATGCTTGCCAGATTCTCGATGATTTTCATATTCCTTACATGAAAAAAGTCATTTCTGCACATCGCACGCCTGAGCTCATGGCAGATTTCGCGCACCATGCACGAGAGAATGGGCTGAAGGTCATCATTGCGGGAGCAGGTGGCGCCGCGCACTTGCCGGGCATGGTGGCGGCTCAGACGACGCTTCCAGTGATTGGAGTTCCCGTTCAATCCCATGCATTGAGTGGTTGGGATTCGCTGCTTTCCATAGTGCAGATGCCTGGAGGCATACCGGTCGCAACGACGGCCATCGGCAATTCCGGGGCGACGAACGCGGGAATCCTGGCAGTGAGCATCCTTTCGACGAGCGACTCCACTTTGGCCGATGCGCTCGCGGCATTCCGTGAAGAGCTCAAGGAGAAGGTCGAGGAATCAAATGCCGAGCTTAAGTGA